The Denticeps clupeoides chromosome 4, fDenClu1.1, whole genome shotgun sequence genome segment CAGGTTTCTGGCACCAGGACAAGCCAAGGCGGCTCTTCGCCCGGGCGCGTCTCCTCTCCCACCAGAAACTCCCCCTGCTGGTGAGCTGAGCAGTCGCTTCTCTCTCAGAACCTGCTTTCAGCGCGGCTCACGGCGCCTGTTTAACCTCTGACCCACAGAAGCCCAAGGTTCCCGCCCCCCTGCGCCGCTGCCCCGCCCTGACCGAGCCCTGCGTCCCCGGCAGCGCCTGCTGTGACCCCTGCGCCGTCTGCCACTGCCACCTCTTCAAAACCGTGTGCCACTGCCTGGGGATGAGCCGCGGGTGTCCCAAACacagctgaacacacacaccacacactcacacacactcacacacacactctgctctcTGTCAACGCTCTGACTCGAGGTGACGTTCTCCTTCCGCAGTGAGGCCGGGACACGCTGTCCCAGAACCAACAGcatgattatgtgtgtgtgtgtggaactgtTACCCGGAACGTTGGGGGAACGTTGTCCGCCCGTTCCACCGGCAACGCCTGGTTTCAGGCAGAATTACTTCCAGATCCGGGTGTGAGTGGGATTTCCTGCTTCCTCCATGTGTTTTGTGTTCCGAGCGGGAAAACAGACCCACTTTCACTCTGGAAAAATGTCCTTGGTAATAAACCTTCCTGATGTGCACTGCAGATGTTGTCCGTGTGAGTTTGTGGAAAGGGGGACGCCGCCGAGtgatgacagtgtgtgtgtgtgtgtgtgtgtgtatatgtcagGCCTTAATTGGGTACAGTTTGTTCGAAACACCAAATCTCCGTACGATCAAAATGTGGCGCTCAGACATCCTTCTTGGACCCAGAGCAACAGAACAACACACGGAATATTTATGAGTTGGAATTATATTCGGGACCGGACATGTGGACACTTCACTGGAGACAGACAGTAGGACGGACGGACTTTTATTGTAGCAGCTGGCCAGGACAGGTTCTGCGCTGAAGACCAACCTGGGAAAAAGATCCTGTTCCTCCGCCGCCAACACGCCACGCCTCCCAGCATCAGACTGAACACAAACAGGAAAAGGCGGGGTTAACGCGGCGTGCCAGGCGGAACGTCTCTGACGGCCTCGCGGCAGGACCTGGAGGTGGAACGTCTAGACGTCTGGAGACATTTCGAAGGGACCCGCAGAACTCACCGCAGTCTGAAGGAAGCTCCACGGGGACCCCGTTCCTGTGGCAGAGCTGGGCGTAGGCCGCCGCCAACTGACACGCCCGAGCGCCGAGCGCCTCCGCCGCGCCACACGCGCCTCTGCCGCACGCGCGCAGGAACTGGGCCGCCTCCACCTGCAGCAGATACCAAC includes the following:
- the asip2b gene encoding agouti-signaling protein 2b isoform X1; the protein is MELHFLLCVFALAASGAAEIQPQQPAGFWHQDKPRRLFARARLLSHQKLPLLKPKVPAPLRRCPALTEPCVPGSACCDPCAVCHCHLFKTVCHCLGMSRGCPKHS
- the asip2b gene encoding agouti-signaling protein 2b isoform X2, with translation MELHFLLCVFALAASGAAEIQPQQPGFWHQDKPRRLFARARLLSHQKLPLLKPKVPAPLRRCPALTEPCVPGSACCDPCAVCHCHLFKTVCHCLGMSRGCPKHS